DNA from Daucus carota subsp. sativus chromosome 1, DH1 v3.0, whole genome shotgun sequence:
ttatattatattatttatatatccataattaatattcaaaatttagaatttaatatGTTGTTTGAAGTCCAACTTCAAACATTTACATgaatttcttttataattttgtatcaaaaaaTAGTACCAActcgaattaaaatttgtaaggGATACATATAAAAGGAGTGATAAAAAATGATGCGTATTGCATCATATCATGtcagaaaataaattatattctatGTTAGATTATTGATATTTATAACTAGTTTCTATGAATTACACATGTGAGGAGTTTggtcattattttttaatttaatcatgaatattctttattttcatgaatatataatttatcatttatatataattttaagcatTATTATTAATCAAACATTTGTATCCTTCAACTTCGCAATCATTAATTAAtggttattatattatagtaagaTAATTTACGgctatttataaattatataagtcagtattttaatttttattattatatataagctttatttataaaatatgttaataatttCATGTgtgacatatattaattttctgaATAACAGCTTTAAAAACAGGTCTTTCTATGCTTGCGTAAAAATCTGTTGAAGCTATCCTATATCAAATCTCATTGAAATAcgttaatatgaaaaaaattaccCAACATTTCAAAAACGACACTTTTTTTATGGACATTCTTAGGGCAAAACAATTTCTAAGAGCACTTCCCCTAATACTTTTACCTTAGGAGAACATGTAAACCGAGAGCTCGAAGAATTAACATAACATAACTTCTGTGTGTTTACTGTATCTATCAGTTGTTCTGTTATTTCAATTCTTTAAGTTATAATCTGAGCTTAAAGAGTGAAGTTTTTGATTCAGGTTATTTCTTCCTAACCTATAACCTATATATCTAGTAGTTCTGTTAATTATTTCCCCAATATTTTGACAAGTATATATTAGCAAAAGAGTTCTTTAGCTGCATGCAAACAAGAAGCATCAATAGTATGAGGATCTCAGGAAAAATAGTGTGGTTCGTAGCGAAGTGGCATTCTTCTTCTCTGTAGAGTAGTGGTGCAAAAATTTAAGAACCTTGTATTGAACCTAGTATATGATCATATACTAGGGGAAATGGTCCCCTAGTATCATATACTAGGGGATTATTAATGTTAGCGGATAGATTGCTGCAACAATCTCTTGTCAATACCCCGACCCTAATTATACTAATGCCTATATAATTCAGCTATTTTTCCGAGTAGGCAACATAGCGAAAGGGTTTAAACATTAACCTCTCTCATGACATAGTTTGATCCCCGTTAATCAAATTCTTATCACTGTACATGACACCCTCACCACTTCAATTCTTGTCTCTTTGATCCTGTGAAATAGTCTTTTCTTATATTGTCAATGAGTTTTGCTTCAATCTGACATGTTAAGTAGAACATGAATTCCTACTCACAAAAGGATTATGGTCTTAATCCATTTTAACATGTGATTAACTAATCTATTTGTCTAATAAAACACCCCAATTAAATTAATCCAGTGATAAAATACAATTGTTAGGTTGTAATTGTCAACATACATGATCACTGCACTCTCTGCATAAAGAAGCTGTTCTTGCTGAACATATCTTTGCTCAACATATCTtcccttataaatataatatggtCAATACCAATTTAATATATCTCCTCTACAAAATGTTTCTACATGTCGGGAGATCGTGCTACTTAACAATATCAGTATCAAGAAAAATGTCAATCCTCTGAATCTGCAGTTTCACCAGTTTCTCATGTAAAGTTGCGATGTCAACTTCTGTACAAGATTTCATTCATCAGCGGGTAACTCTGCATATTTTACAGACATATTTAGCATTACAGCTCTGTAATCACAGAAGTCCCGAAGCATCGGACACAGCAAGAACAAACAAGTTTACTCTTCGCTGAAAATAACGCAGATCTTCTACTATAAACTGCTGCTCAAATGTCTGCAATTTTACCCTGACCTAATAAAAACTGTTTCAAGCAAGTGTAAATATGCAAAATTAGATGAGATCGTTGAAGATTTTGTTCTCTGTTTCAAAGAATTCAAGGGCtcatattttaaacaaattgactttaatacaaagcatttgtTCTCAGTACTTGCGAAATGTACAATTATTGATTTGATGTTCCTGCTTAAACCTACTGATTATTACTAATCACATTGACTTTCTTCTATTGCATTGGTAATGATACTACATCGTGGGTATGCATTATACAATTTGGTCATATAAAATTGTAGTACCAACCCCGTGCAGAATCAAGTGATCTGTATATAAGGGAAACCTCTGCCTTGGCAAAACCATTCCAAACTAGGCAGCTGAAAGTGACATTGAGTTGCCTAAAATGGCAAACCTTAAGGCAATTTTACTAAGTTTGGCCTTCATGGTCAGTATCATATCTACTGTTGTAACAGCAGACGATTATGGAATGTTTCTTCGGAAATCATCACCACCTCCGCCCAAGTACGAGAGACCTCCTTATTACAAAACACCTCCACCACCTTACGTCTACAAGTCatctccaccacctccatctccctATATTTACAAACCCCCACCGCCATTCTATGTATATAAATCTCCTCCTCCACCCTCCTCACCACCTCCCTTCCCTCCCTCACCACCAATTAAATCTCCACCTCCGCCTTTCATCTACGGttctccaccaccaccaccaccgtcTCCATTGATTCCTCCACCATCCCCTCATGTATATTCACCACCTCCACCACTATCATCTCCCCCACCTCCATTGACatcaccaccacctccattatCTTCACCACCTCCACCAACATTTTCCCCACCCCCTCCTCCACTATCATCTCCACCACCTCCACTATACTCACCGCCGCCACCAACATTTCCACCACCTCCTCCTCTATCATCTCCCCCACCTCCACTAACATCACCACCTCCACCAACAATTTTCCCACCCCCTCCTCCACTATCATCTCCGCCACCTCCATCATACTCACTGCCGCCACCAACATTTTCACCACCACCTCCTCCTCTATCATCTCTCCCGCCTCCACCAACATTTTCACCACCCCCTCCTCTATTATCTCCCCCGCCTCCACCAACAATTTCCCCACCCCCTCCTCCACTATCATCTCCGCCACCTCCATCATACTCACCGCCGCCACCAACATTTTCACCACCACCTCCTCCACTATCATCTCCCCCACCTCCTTTATCATCACCACCACCTCCAACACCACAGTCACCTCCCCCTCCATCATTTTCACCACCGCCCCCTCTTTCGTCACCTCCACCCCCGTTATCTTCACCACCTCCGCCAGCATTCTCCCCACCCCCTCCTCCACTATCATCTCCACCACCTCCGATAACATCACCACCTCCACCGACAATTTCCCCACCCCCTCCTCCACTATTATCTCCGCCACCTCCATCATATTCGCCGCCTCCACCAACATATTCCCCACCCCCTCCTCCTCTATCATCTCCCACACCTCCATTAACATCACCGCCTCCACTAATACTTTCCCCACCCCCTCCTCCACTATCATATCCGCCACCTCCATCATACTCACCACCACCGCCAACATTTTCACCACCACCCCCTCCACTATCATCTCCCCCACCTCCATTATCATCACCACCACCTCCAACACCACAGTCACCACCCCCTCCATCATTTTCACCACCGCCCCCTCTTTCGTCACCTCCACCCCCATTATCTTCACCCCCTCCGCCCGCATCTTCCCCGCCCCCTCCACTATTATCTCCACCACCTCCGCCGACATTTTCCCAACCCCCTCCTGCACTATCatctccaccacctccatcatACTCACCGCCGCCACCAACATATTCACCACCACCTCCTCCTCTATCATCTCCCCCACCTCCATTAACATCACCGCCTCCACCAATATTTTCCCCACCCCCTCCCCCGCTAtcatatccaccacctccatcatACTCACCACCGCCGCCAACATTCTCACCACCACCCCCTCCACTATCATCTCCCCCACCTCCATTATCATCACCACCACCTCCAACACCACAGTCACCACCCCCTCCATCATTTTCACCACCGCCCCCTCTTTCATCACCTCCACCCCCGTTGACTTCACCACCTCCGCCAGCATTTTCCCCACCCCCTCCTCCACTATTatctccaccacctccattatACTCACCACCCCCGCCGACATTTTCCCCACCCCCTCCTGCACTATCatctccaccacctccatcatACTCATCACCGCCACCTCCTCCTCTATCATCTCCCCCACCTCCATTAACATCACCGCCTCCACCAACATTTTCCCCACCCCCTCCTCCACTATCATCTCCACCACCACCGCCAACATTTTCACCACCACCTCCTCCACTATCATCTCCCCCACCTCCATTATCATCACCACCACCTCCAACACCACAGTCTCCACCCCCTCCATCAATTTCACCACCACCCCCTCTTTCGTCACCTCCACCTCCGCCAATATTTTTCCCACCCCCTCCTCCACTATCatctccaccacctccattatACTCTCCACCGCCACCAGCATTTTCACCACCACCCCCTTCACTAGTTTCACCACCGCCTCCTGTGTATACATCACCACCACATCCCGTATATTCACCACCACCACCGCCGCCTCAACTCTCAACTCCACCTCCACATCCAATTCCTCCACCGCCTGCACCTTATTACTACATCTCCCCaccacctccttcatcactctCTTCGCCACCCCCAACCTATTATAACAAGTCCCCATCACCTCCTCCGCCTCGTTACTACTAAAAGCCACCAACCCCCATCTCACAGACACCACACCACCCACCCCTATTTCACATACGCCACCACCCTTCCGCTATAAGTAACCTTCAACTGCTTAATTATTCTTATTCCTCACTCTGTTCACAACATAGCTCTGGATGGATACAAAGCAAAAGATGACAGATTTGGATCTAGCTTGCTTCCCGCCATTacaattttatgttatttaaaTTGCTCTTTCCATTTTTGTGTTGTTTTTATTGTAATGTTTCGAATTGATacctgattaattaattatggtgaCCATATTCTAGACCCTGTTACAACTAATGTTCCACTTCAGTAAATCATATTGCCCGCAATATAAGAAAATGTTCAGTGGCTGGTATGATGGTGATGCATAAATTATCTTAAGACTGCCAAATTTCAATATGAGTAGTTGTACCTACTAAACTTGAGACTAGTAGAATTATAAAACATCCCAAGAATCCTcacaaaagaaaatgaaatttgATCACCTTCAGGTCACATTTTAGTGACTACAATTCGACCCAAACATTCCATATCTTCAAATTATTAACAGCAATCTCAGTCCAGCAATATCATATACATTACTAGGCTAATATGCCATCTTCTGTGATATAACCTCAATcaaacttatttatatttttgtgagcAACAAATTAACACCATAGCTCAGTGAGATAAGTAGATGCTTAGTTTTTCCTCTGAAACCATATGAACCTCGGTACTGATTCCTCATTTACCAGATAGGCATTTGTCGTACAGCTGTTACACTTCACCAATGTTCTACCATTGGAATATCTACACATCTACTTGCTTTAGACACTAGAAAcaaatttaaacattttattttattatagacTGGCAAAATAGATCTGGAACATTTTTAGACTTTTTAGGCAACTGTACATGAATGCAGTATTGAATACAGTCATACACTTAGCTTGGGACGAAAATCACTGGCAGCAAATGGATTTGTAAACTCATCTGCACAAGCCATTCGTATTCTTTCTGGAGTCGCAGGATTATCAAGAGGGAACCACCCAGTGTGTCCGGCGTCAGCTCTTGCAGCTATAATCGCATCTTTGATGGCGAAAAATACAGCTGAAGCAAGAAAGAATGGAGGTTCACCTACTGCTTTAGAGGAGTGGATGGCCTTGACATTAGGAGCATCCTGTCATTTTACATGGAAATAATAAGCAAGAGAAATCTCTGGCATAGTAGTCTAGGGCATTAGTCCCTCTTATCTTTAAGACAAGAGGtagaaaacaaaaaacaaaatgatTCAGGTGCATTTTATGAAACAGAAACAGACCAATTGGCATTATTAGTAAAATTGCACACAAGTATGACGCATTATTGTTCGAAAAACAGCTTCAATATGTATATCATGTCTTAGAGTAGTTTTCGCAAGCACTGGCCCACAAAACATAAACTGGAGAAGGGGTTTAGGGAGACAAGGGTGCTGAACGTGTTGATGAAGTCTCCATAAGACGAGAGAATTCTCATATTCTAAGCCTTAGCAGAGAGAACTACTAATAGACACTTCCACTACAGTGCTGAAATTCTGCATGTCGACATGAGTGAGCTTTTGACCTAGTCCTAGGCCAAAACAATTTTGCACCCATAACTTCACAGGTACCATGTGAATACATTTTTGGACCAGTTAGTCAGTTACTACTATAGTTTGCATATTACCTTTTTAAGAGATTAAATCAGGTTTATACCTGAATcctgatatataattttaaaaagatttcGCGATATAGATTACTGAGTAGTATGTCTGCAGCACATAATCATATGGCGTCAACAAAAAATATGCTACTGAATCTGACTTTTGTGACGACTTATACCAACTGTAAACATACAAAGTAACATATGGAACTAGTATATACTTTTGCTTTAACTATAACATCAAGGCAGAGATGTAACTCACTCATTATTATATTGCATACTATGCATGGATAATTAATACAGATTCTATGAGTATCGGAACATAAAAAAGTTGTACACTGTTACAAAATAAGTGACTGCAGTTTACTTTTGCAAAGCCAAGtttacatttttaattttaactttacAACTAATGTAAATGATTTCCAATACTCTGTTGTCTGGATTAATTCAAATGGAACAGAATCAGATTAGAATCTAAGCATGTCAGAACTTAAGTTTAAAAGGTGGTGCTGAGGAAAATCTATGCTATACTATTACAACTGGAAtagggtataatttgtagtttggTTATCCCTTTTAACAACAAGCATTAGATCTTAAAACAACTTGATGAGAACCGTGATATCcaacaaaaatgaatattttatattataaattcaatATACCACCaaagtttaaaatttcaattcccataacaacatattaaaattaaataatttaactaTACGATGACTTAATTTATACTTTCCTATTTAACCTCATAATTTCATTAActttatatatagttatataagcacaattaaaaaatatataaaatactaaaGGAAGCCCATGCAATGCATGGGTTGTAAGCTAGTATGGAGTAATATTAGAGAAAGAATATTTACCTTCAAAAGTGAAACCTTGAAATTAAAAGGTAGATCATTAATAGATGGGATTTTATAGCTACCAGGCCCACTTGTGAACAAGCGGCCAGGTGAGACCCATTTATGAGCTGCATCCCCCCATTTTAACTCTTCCAAAGCTACCCATCCTAGACCCTGTATAAATGCTCCTTCAATCTGTttccaaatcaaaatcataaGATAACGTAGATCAATTATTCTCTCTGGCACAATGTAACTTGAgccataaaataatatttagattAAACTTCAGAGTGATATTAAATTAGATGAGAGATGCCCAGTTTTGTAGGATGGAGTATGCAATAAAAAATACCATATTAGATAAATCATATACCATTGTTAATCAGCAATAAATCAGATactcatattattatataacaaGTTACTGAACTGAGCAGATAAGTACTTGatccaattttgaaaaaaaaaaaaattagtgaatTACTTTTGGACGGGTAAATATAAGTGCATGTGTTCCCCTCTCATTGTGTGTGCACACGACATTGTTATTACAATATCTTGCAGTTGGAAAAAGGCCTTTTTGCCAGGCTATCCACCCATATCGATGTAATGATGTTCTCTTTCTTTATCAATCGCAACAGAAATTCATTTCTCTCTCATGCATATAATTACCCATTTGATAGTCAATTCTTACAATTTGGCAATATATTCCTTAGGTTGATCCATGTGAGATACCCATACACCCCGCAACTAAGGGTGAGAACAAGCTGATAAGCAACACTGTTATGCTCCATCCTTGTGCCAGCTTAGTTTAGTCTTACTTATTATTTAGCTTTAGCACACTTGAGAAAACAAAGAAATTGGTACCTGAGCTGGTTCCAGTTTGGTTACTATTTCAATTCAACCCTTCGCTGGAGCCTAGAGGCTACAACATCCCTTTATTTTACCTTTCCCTTCTCTCTTCTCATGATCCATATATGGTAATACATtatagaaatatttatgaaagtgACTGCCCACCAAAGTTTCAGTATACTAGAAATACTTTTACAAAGGGGAAGTTGTGGAATCTATGGCCCCAAAAGATTTGGTCATGTTTGAATAAGATAATTGAATAACATAAGTTGCGATAAAACAGAATTGATGCAATCACAATGGTGCAGAAGAGAACCTGTCCGACATCGAGAGCTGGATTTATGGAGAACCCAAGATCCAAGCAAACATCTGCAGTCCTGGTGTGAAAATCTCCGGTCAATGTGTCGATTTCTACCTCAGCAAAAGCAGCTCCATATGTGAAGTAGCTGAATGGCTTCCCGTTGCCAATTTTCCAATCAAAGCCAATATCAGGTGTAATGTAGAATCCATGGGCTGACAAATCTATTCTCTCCATGTGACAAACATTTGCCAACTGGTGCAGAGGAAGACACActttaatatcaatataaacaTGAAGATATAGTGTCCATTGTCACTTTGCTAGATATTTCTCACTTTGGTATACCACAGTTCACATATGCATATACAAATTACTAGTTTCCATTATTTATAAATGGGTaaggctcaaatgagaactagCATTTTATGtacattttatttatgtgttctgtaaatatttttgcaccatttttttctttaattacataaaatattctcatgattatttttttgtttacatAACACATCAATTTCTATTGAATATTGTCATGATTTTTATAGAACACCAATTATAGAACATCTATATTCTTTACTGAACAtgtctttaaatattttttttcatacttCTTTTTAAATGGACGCTTTTTTCAGTATTGTGTTTTATTTACAGCACATGCATTTTGGATAATAGATACTATGAACTTACAAATAAGAAGTGTTCTCCACCAAATTAGAGTATAAAACTTAATGTAGGTCCTTAAATCTAATCAAGTCACTACACACAATTAAAATACACCCTCTCACACATGATCTCACTTAATCCCCTTTGTTACCCCtaaccactgggctatccaatcgtgctccaTTGGTTTCTATTTTAGTTTCTATCTAGTAGTTTCTACTGAAgcaagactatatatatatcacttgaGTGGAGAAGAGAGAATTCCTGTTGAGTAACAATGTAACATGAGTTAATATTTTGTTAgtgatataatttattaacaaaACGTTCACATGCAACaaacaaatattacaaattattaattttaggaGCCTATCATAACATCACAATTTGAAGGCAGCTCATCCCAAGATATGGTAGAGATATATACCTCAGGAAAAGAacagatattatgttttaaagCAATCGGTTGCATCCTTGCTTTTAGTTGCTCGCATGCATCTAACACTGCAGCTCCGTACATATCAGAACTAGCTGAAGCTGCTGTAGGTGAGGCGTTGGGAACCTGAGTTGTCGACACATATAAATCAGAAGATTTTGAGGTAGTTGTCTAATACACTTTCTACATGATTGTAATATTAGCAATTTGAAACACCAAACTAATGTGGCTACATGGAAATACTTGTTATCATATGTATTACAAAATGAAGTATATACTGCTAGCTATCTAAGTAAACTAAAACATATAAGACACGGACACGAAGAATAGTAGCAGTAAGAATTCTTCAGGTAGTGAAACAAAGTACATAGTGCAAAACAAGTTAGGCAACTAAAACATAAGAATcatagatatatatacatggggggggtggggggggggggggggggggatgatTGTCTTAAAAGCTTCCGCGACAGAACAGATTTTACAAGAATTTTATTAGAACAGATCACGAGTCCAGAGTGACTAATTTGTCATGTACAATATTAGTTTTAGTTTGAAAATCATGTTAGCTAAGGTGATTTAGTTTAATGATTATGTTGTAATATATTGAATAACTGTAATAGTAACATCTTATATGATAGATTCTGCTTATTCTTGAATAGAGGTAATAGCACATCTTATATGACAGATTCTGCTTATCTTCAATgtgtcataaatattaaattcctTGTCATTTCTCTGGCCTCATAGGTCCTTATCACTAACAATTTGGTACACTAATTTTTCACCATATTTGTCTCGCTAAAATAGTCATACCAACCATTTTTTTGTGCTCGTTAATCGTTATCCTCTCACACAAACTATTAATAGCATCGATCTGCAACAGACAAATTCCTAGTGTTCACACAATGTCATTGACACCTAAGTGGGCAACACTGCAAAGTATCATCACCAACAGAAGATTCTGTTTTGGCTTTAAATTACTTCACAAGTTAAAGGATTCATCATAACTTTCAAAAAGTTGGGTTATAATTCTTTATATACTGCAATTGTATATACAAGTACAACAAAGAAAAAATCCCTACCAAAATGGATGCATACCTTGTCGGTACTTGTTTCTGATATGAATACAGAACTGAGAGGAATATTGAAGCAAGAGGCAGCAATTTGAGCAACTTTTGTGTGCAAACCTTGCCCCATTTCGACACCCCCATGGGTAACTAAAACAGTTCCATCTGTGTAAATCTGAACAAGAGCGCCCGCCTGCAGCCAAAGGGAAGAAACAAATATTGCTTGGACAGTAGACACTTCAAATGTACGTAcgcaaattaaaaaataaactgaTTTCTTTCTCTGTGCCAATAGAGTACTGTTAATGGGCAACAAGATTGAGCTCAGGGGTGACCATGGAGGATaaagtaaattaattatttagtgTCAGACACTATATAAGACAGGATATATGTTTACAGCTCTCCTAACTATCTGAACATCAGTGTAATCACAATATTACAGTCGAATTTGGCCTTGCAAAATCCAAATAAACAGTGTGAAACCACCGAGAACATATACTGAAACCattctaaattaaaatctgGGTAGTGAAGCACAAAATTCTCTATTGATagttaaaacataaaataaccTGATTCATGAACTTGGTAGTAAATGAGATCCCAAACTTTGTCGGAACCATAGCGATTCCACGTTTCTTCCACCTGTTCTGCAGATTAAACTGTTCCACATTCTCCCTGGCACTTGAATAGGCAGATGATGTTTTCAATTCATTCCATAATCTCTCTAGAGTACAATGTTCGATTTTCTGCCCAAAATGCAATACTGATCCCTcactaataaaattaatttcctGAAATTGtgacatttaaaaaatattaaaaaaccatGCATGCCTAGAATAGACATAACAATAGTTATAATTACCTgattatcaaaagaaactgaCTTACCCTTATAACTTCTGGACTTCTTTGAACTTCCATTGCAATTCTTTGTATCCAGTTTTCGGTAATTAGCATGCCTTGAGGACCACCAAAACCTCGGAAGGCAGTGTTGCTAGGAAAATTTGTAAAACAAACTCTTCCTTTGACCCTGACATTTGGTATCTCATAAACATTATCCGAATGAAACATAGCACGCTCGAGTATAGCAAGAGAAAGGTCAAGTGAATTTCCGGCATTGTTGAAAATTTCAAGATCCAGTGCAAGCACCTTCCCGTCATTTGTAAACCCAACCtgatcatataaattttttgggtGGTTAAAAGTCATACAAACCTTTCCTAGAATctttcaaaagaaaaagaaaacttatTTGCAGAACACGTTTCAGCAACAATGCTACTTTGCTAAATCAACATTAACAACCTTTCAAGAGATTTATCACATGGTAATTGAAGAGGACATAGTGAATGTAAGATTTTAGGACAGAAAATAATTTACTATGAAGCAGATGgaagaattttcttttttctcttcttAAATTTCCTGAGAATTTACATAGAAAAATGATAAAGAATTTTTGGACGTTTTGATCAGGTTAACAAGGTACTTATGTTCCACCATTCTGGTATCCTATATTCCAATAGATACAACACTCTTGTCAAATttattcatttaaaatataagaaaagagTACCTTGTAATTTCCCAGAAAGCTATGCCGCTGCCCAGTAGTCATCATATCTATGTCCCTGTCTAAAGTGAGTTTCACAGGGCGCTTAAGCAGATAAGATGGAACAGCTGCCACGGCAGCAAGGAAACCTGACCTTGTCTCCTTCCCACCAAATCCACCACCAATTCTTTTGGTCTTGCATACCACTTTGGACATTGGAAGCCCAAGAACATGAGAAACATACTTTTGGTGCTTTTGAGGGGCCTGAACACGAAGAGTAGGATACTCATAGTTTGATGAGTAATGAACACATGGGGAAGTACAAACTCATAACATCAAATTTAGAACTTGAATAATTCGAATGTAAACTCTAATTTTGGTAATAGACCTCGACCATTCAAAAGTGTATTAAaccaataattttcaacaaagaAGACCTCAAGATATAGGTGAAGGGGGCTTTTATTGGAGATAACTATCCAAACAAAGTAGAAAAGAATGTCCGATAAATATCAGAACTGAAAAGGACAAATAATTTAATGAGAATAAGAAACTGATGATTTAACAATATGTGAAGCAGAAAAGATCTGCCAAGAAAGTTCACATGTAACATTAAGGACGTAACATGAGATCTGTACGATTTTAAGTGATCCAGTAGATTGTCTCAATTCACTGATGTGAGAAATTATCTCACTCAATTTGCATGAACCTATATCGAAAATTAATTCTCAAACCATAATTTTTGACTTGAAATCAAA
Protein-coding regions in this window:
- the LOC108220826 gene encoding extensin-like, with amino-acid sequence MANLKAILLSLAFMVSIISTVVTADDYGMFLRKSSPPPPKYERPPYYKTPPPPYVYKSSPPPPSPYIYKPPPPFYVYKSPPPPSSPPPFPPSPPIKSPPPPFIYGSPPPPPPSPLIPPPSPHVYSPPPPLSSPPPPLTSPPPPLSSPPPPTFSPPPPPLSSPPPPLYSPPPPTFPPPPPLSSPPPPLTSPPPPTIFPPPPPLSSPPPPSYSLPPPTFSPPPPPLSSLPPPPTFSPPPPLLSPPPPPTISPPPPPLSSPPPPSYSPPPPTFSPPPPPLSSPPPPLSSPPPPTPQSPPPPSFSPPPPLSSPPPPLSSPPPPAFSPPPPPLSSPPPPITSPPPPTISPPPPPLLSPPPPSYSPPPPTYSPPPPPLSSPTPPLTSPPPLILSPPPPPLSYPPPPSYSPPPPTFSPPPPPLSSPPPPLSSPPPPTPQSPPPPSFSPPPPLSSPPPPLSSPPPPASSPPPPLLSPPPPPTFSQPPPALSSPPPPSYSPPPPTYSPPPPPLSSPPPPLTSPPPPIFSPPPPPLSYPPPPSYSPPPPTFSPPPPPLSSPPPPLSSPPPPTPQSPPPPSFSPPPPLSSPPPPLTSPPPPAFSPPPPPLLSPPPPLYSPPPPTFSPPPPALSSPPPPSYSSPPPPPLSSPPPPLTSPPPPTFSPPPPPLSSPPPPPTFSPPPPPLSSPPPPLSSPPPPTPQSPPPPSISPPPPLSSPPPPPIFFPPPPPLSSPPPPLYSPPPPAFSPPPPSLVSPPPPVYTSPPHPVYSPPPPPPQLSTPPPHPIPPPPAPYYYISPPPPSSLSSPPPTYYNKSPSPPPPRYY